One region of Juglans regia cultivar Chandler chromosome 4, Walnut 2.0, whole genome shotgun sequence genomic DNA includes:
- the LOC108979187 gene encoding uncharacterized protein LOC108979187 isoform X1, which produces MIDQFINFVIRPPRAEYNPDQYLWERNFTLAGRTYKREDLKLRNARGHTLLCSHYLPSPFPEDTPLPCVIYSHGNSGCRADANEAAAILLPSCITVFTLDFSGSGLSDGDYVSLGWHERDDLKVVVSHLRSNKQISRIGLWGRSMGAVTSLLYGAEDPSIAGIVLDSVFSNLYDLMIELVDVYKIRLPKFTVKIAVQYMRRVIKRKAKFDIMDLNCLQVAPKTYIPALFGHASDDIFIQPHHSDLVFKSYVGDKNIIKFEGDHNSSRPQFYYESVSIFFCNVLHPPRISTAHLSKLEKYYDLGDLKVGAGLNESLLYEIITGLHSVGNNAGGSSSAPHTISASKFVGELLSEFAPVTTVDSMVNENNSLCSLERSHLQDKTNGRNEECCSYTSSNRESWGRCSSLGGTDEESSAVCTAADNGHQTTLEVLATPLQSMEQKSSDLTKEEKKKNTIIVPKKAISEKFGKLGALSKRLCLCFHHRRHRSYDCCA; this is translated from the exons ATGATTGATCAATTCATCAATTTTGTCATTCGCCCTCCCAG GGCAGAGTACAACCCAGATCAGTATCTTTGGGAGAGGAACTTCACTCTTGCGGGAAGAACATACAAACGAGAAGACTTGAAG CTTAGGAATGCAAGGGGCCATACATTGCTGTGTAGTCATTATCTACCTTCACCATTCCCTGAAGATACTCCTCTTCCTTGTGTTATATACTCCCATGGAAACAG TGGATGTAGGGCAGATGCAAATGAGGCCGCGGCAATTCTTCTTCCGTCCTGTATAACTGTTTTTACTCTTGATTTCTCGGGTTCAGGGTTGTCTGATGGTGACTATGTCAGCCTTGGTTGGCATGAG AGAGATGACCTGAAGGTTGTGGTTTCGCATTTAAGAAGCAACAAACAAATATCACGGATTGGTCTTTGGGGACGATCTATGGGGGCAGTCACTAG CCTTCTTTATGGAGCAGAAGACCCCTCTATAGCTGGAATAGTGTTGGATAGTGTCTTTTCAAACTTATATGATCTAATGATTGAACTTGTGGATGTGTACAAAATACGGCTTCCTAAATTCAct GTTAAGATAGCAGTGCAGTATATGCGTCGAGTAATCAAAAGGAAGGCAAAGTTTGATATTATGGATCTTAATTGCTTACAG GTTGCACCCAAAACATATATTCCTGCTTTATTTGGACATGCTAGTGATGACATATTCATTCAACCCCATCATTCTGACCTCGTCTTTAAGTCCTATGTG GgggataaaaatattataaaatttgaggGTGATCACAACTCCTCACGACCACAGTTCTATTATGAATCTGTTTCCATTTTCTTCTGCAATGTCCTTCACCCTCCTCGAATTTCTACGGCTCATTTGAGTAAgctagagaaatattatgatttgGGGGATTTGAAGGTTGGTGCTGGTTTAAACGAG agcCTATTATATGAGATAATCACTGGACTTCATTCTGTGGGTAATAATGCTGGGGGTTCATCTTCTGCTCCTCATACCATTTCAGCCTCAAAGTTTGTGGGTGAACTTCTTTCTGAATTTGCACCGGTGACTACAGTT GATTCCATGGTCAACGAAAATAATTCCCTTTGCAGTCTTGAGAGGTCACATTTACAG GATAAGACTAATGGCCGGAATGAAGAATGTTGCTCATATACAAGCTCAAATAGAGAAAGTTGGGGAAGATGCTCATCTTTAGGAGGCACTGATGAAGAATCTTCTGCAGTCTGCACAGCTGCTGATAATGGCCatcag acAACTCTTGAGGTGTTAGCAACACCTCTTCAGAGCATGGAACAAAAATCGTCAGACTTgacaaaagaggaaaagaagaagaatactaTAATTGTTCCGAAGAAGGCTATAAGCGAGAAATTTGGAAAGTTAGGGGCCCTAAGCAAAAGACTCTGTCTTTGCTTTCACCATCGAAGACATCGTTCTTATGACTGCTGTGCTTGA
- the LOC108979187 gene encoding uncharacterized protein LOC108979187 isoform X2 gives MIDQFINFVIRPPRAEYNPDQYLWERNFTLAGRTYKREDLKLRNARGHTLLCSHYLPSPFPEDTPLPCVIYSHGNSGCRADANEAAAILLPSCITVFTLDFSGSGLSDGDYVSLGWHERDDLKVVVSHLRSNKQISRIGLWGRSMGAVTSLLYGAEDPSIAGIVLDSVFSNLYDLMIELVDVYKIRLPKFTVKIAVQYMRRVIKRKAKFDIMDLNCLQVAPKTYIPALFGHASDDIFIQPHHSDLVFKSYVGDKNIIKFEGDHNSSRPQFYYESVSIFFCNVLHPPRISTAHLSKLEKYYDLGDLKVGAGLNESLLYEIITGLHSVGNNAGGSSSAPHTISASKFVGELLSEFAPVTTVDSMVNENNSLCSLERSHLQDKTNGRNEECCSYTSSNRESWGRCSSLGGTDEESSAVCTAADNGHQTKLRC, from the exons ATGATTGATCAATTCATCAATTTTGTCATTCGCCCTCCCAG GGCAGAGTACAACCCAGATCAGTATCTTTGGGAGAGGAACTTCACTCTTGCGGGAAGAACATACAAACGAGAAGACTTGAAG CTTAGGAATGCAAGGGGCCATACATTGCTGTGTAGTCATTATCTACCTTCACCATTCCCTGAAGATACTCCTCTTCCTTGTGTTATATACTCCCATGGAAACAG TGGATGTAGGGCAGATGCAAATGAGGCCGCGGCAATTCTTCTTCCGTCCTGTATAACTGTTTTTACTCTTGATTTCTCGGGTTCAGGGTTGTCTGATGGTGACTATGTCAGCCTTGGTTGGCATGAG AGAGATGACCTGAAGGTTGTGGTTTCGCATTTAAGAAGCAACAAACAAATATCACGGATTGGTCTTTGGGGACGATCTATGGGGGCAGTCACTAG CCTTCTTTATGGAGCAGAAGACCCCTCTATAGCTGGAATAGTGTTGGATAGTGTCTTTTCAAACTTATATGATCTAATGATTGAACTTGTGGATGTGTACAAAATACGGCTTCCTAAATTCAct GTTAAGATAGCAGTGCAGTATATGCGTCGAGTAATCAAAAGGAAGGCAAAGTTTGATATTATGGATCTTAATTGCTTACAG GTTGCACCCAAAACATATATTCCTGCTTTATTTGGACATGCTAGTGATGACATATTCATTCAACCCCATCATTCTGACCTCGTCTTTAAGTCCTATGTG GgggataaaaatattataaaatttgaggGTGATCACAACTCCTCACGACCACAGTTCTATTATGAATCTGTTTCCATTTTCTTCTGCAATGTCCTTCACCCTCCTCGAATTTCTACGGCTCATTTGAGTAAgctagagaaatattatgatttgGGGGATTTGAAGGTTGGTGCTGGTTTAAACGAG agcCTATTATATGAGATAATCACTGGACTTCATTCTGTGGGTAATAATGCTGGGGGTTCATCTTCTGCTCCTCATACCATTTCAGCCTCAAAGTTTGTGGGTGAACTTCTTTCTGAATTTGCACCGGTGACTACAGTT GATTCCATGGTCAACGAAAATAATTCCCTTTGCAGTCTTGAGAGGTCACATTTACAG GATAAGACTAATGGCCGGAATGAAGAATGTTGCTCATATACAAGCTCAAATAGAGAAAGTTGGGGAAGATGCTCATCTTTAGGAGGCACTGATGAAGAATCTTCTGCAGTCTGCACAGCTGCTGATAATGGCCatcag ACCAAGCTACGTTGCTAA
- the LOC108979188 gene encoding uncharacterized protein LOC108979188, with translation MYPRMIQSHLEGGLVAQEDIPIQGGGGRGDPCLVLTSDPKPRLRWTADLHERFVDAVTQLGGASKATPKAIMRTMNVKGLTLFHLKSHLQKYRLGKQSGKDMGEASIDGMSASCLLESPSTGKSSPNLPTSDHDGYEVNEALRAHMEVQSKLHLQVEAEKHLQIRQDAERRYMAMLETACKMLADQFIGGAVINTEGQKCQGFVNKTPRSSSLDHLGFYSLQSPRVAGVHGLEEEVPPSLHPQRTDCSTESCLTSHESPGGLTLEGSPGGGQKRMLGLDSTTASLIWGEGKMKSQDINVAQVNPRSITGYGIYYTGFPNRKGRNKRGRSKDSDFEWSILVVSQFSAPFDPHFERENHFAPKFPILHFPISGNRGRDGGTKLELKGGALILVASVDLVLILLIVHHRNSPENIFARLSLNIVCHSWQLSWQTLIIYVRGRSLLFLYIPLPPNTRLDNIILCMYQPKSVNNLSLVQKNSLVHGQHLDCVTSAMDPINGANNLNKSSLASKQRLRWTHELHERFVDAVAQLGGPDRATPKGVLRVMGVQGLTIYHVKSHLQKYRLAKYLPDSSSDGKKADKKESGDMLSNLDSSSGMQITEALKLQMEVQKRLHEQLEVQRQLQLRIEAQGKYLKKIIEEQQRLSGVFSETSDSGVPGPVSGDNCPDSENKTDPATPAPTSEAPLQEKATNECAPASLSIDESFSSRHEPSTPDSGCHISSPSESSKDERLIKKQRVLTGGSYAKSEMVLPHQILESSLSSSYPQPPSIFLSREQFEPSSGISIRNDDHMEKLAGSEL, from the exons ATGTACCCACGAATGATTCAGTCCCACCTCGAAGGTGGTTTAGTTGCTCAGGAAGACATCCCAATTCAGGGCGGTGGTGGTCGGGGAGACCCATGTCTTGTCTTGACTTCCGATCCCAAACCTCGCCTCCGTTGGACTGCTGACCTTCACGAACGTTTCGTTGACGCCGTCACTCAGCTTGGTGGTGCCTCTA AAGCTACTCCAAAGGCCATCATGCGGACAATGAATGTGAAGGGATTGACTCTGTTCCATTTAAAGAGTCATCTCCAG AAATATAGGCTGGGTAAGCAATCGgggaaggatatgggtgaggcatccATAGATG GGATGTCAGCTTCATGCCTTTTAGAAAGCCCTAGTACTGGTAAATCGTCTCCGAACTTGCCAACTTCTGATCATGA TGGTTATGAAGTCAACGAGGCATTGAGAGCACACATGGAAGTGCAAAGTAAATTACATCTCCAGGTCGAG GCTGAGAAGCACTTGCAGATCCGACAGGATGCAGAACGTAGATATATGGCCATGCTTGAAACAGCTTGTAAAATGCTTGCTGATCAATTTATTGGTGGTGCAGTTATCAACACAGAAGGCCAGAAATGTCAGGGATTTGTGAATAAGACACCAAGAAGTTCTTCTCTTGACCATCTTGGCTTCTACTCGTTACAGTCCCCTCGCGTGGCCGGAGTGCATGGCTTGGAAGAAGAAGTTCCACCTAGCCTGCATCCCCAAAGGACTGACTGTTCCACTGAAAGCTGCCTAACATCACATGAGAGTCCAGGAGGATTGACTCTGGAAGGATCTCCAGGTGGAGGGCAGAAAAGGATGCTAGGCTTGGACTCAACTACTGCATCTTTGATTTGGGGTGAAGGCAAGATGAAATCCCAAGACATCAATGTGGCGCAAGTTAACCCTCGTTCAATCACTGGATATGGGATTTA CTACACTG GGTTTCCCAACAGAAAGGGAAGAAATAAACGAGGAAGGAGCAAAGACTCGGACTTTGAGTGGTCAATACTCGTTGTTTCTCAGTTTTCAGCTCCCTTTGATCCCcactttgagagagagaatcatTTTGCTCCCAAATTTCCAATTTTACATTTCCCAATTTCGGGAAATAGAGGGAGGGATGGGGGGACGAAACTGGAATTAAAGGGAGGAGCTTTGATTCTTGTGGCGAGTGTAGATCTGG TTCTTATTCTCCTCATTGTTCATCATCGTAATTCCCCAGAGAATATCTTTGCGCGACTTTCGTTGAATATAGTCTGTCATTCATGGCAACTTTCGTGGCAAAccctaattatttat GTACGTGGCCGGAGCCTATTGTTTCTTTATATTCCTCTGCCTCCAAACACTCGCTTGGACAATATTATCCTATGT ATGTATCAGCCAAAGAGTGTTAATAATTTAAGCTTAGTCCAAAAAAACTCGTTAGTTCATGGTCAGCATTTAGATTGTGTTACCAGCGCAATGGACCCAATCAATGGAGCGAACAATCTTAACAAGTCGAGTCTTGCCTCGAAGCAACGCTTGCGTTGGACACATGAGCTTCATGAACGTTTTGTTGATGCTGTGGCACAACTTGGTGGGCCAGACC GAGCTACTCCCAAAGGCGTCCTCAGAGTAATGGGCGTTCAAGGTTTGACAATATACCATGTCAAAAGCCACTTACAG AAATACCGGCTTGCAAAATACCTGCCTGACTCCTCATCTGATG GGAAAAAAGCTGATAAGAAAGAAAGTGGGGATATGCTTTCAAATTTGGATAGTTCATC TGGGATGCAAATAACTGAAGCACTCAAGCTGCAGATGGAAGTGCAGAAGCGACTGCATGAACAATTGGAG GTTCAGAGACAGCTGCAACTACGTATAGAAGCCCAGGGCAAATACTTGAAGAAGATAATCGAGGAGCAACAACGACTTAGTGGAGTTTTTTCTGAAACATCTGATTCTGGGGTCCCAGGTCCAGTATCGGGTGACAATTGCCCGGATTCCGAAAACAAGACTGACCCAGCAACCCCTGCCCCAACTTCTGAGGCCCCCCTACAAGAGAAGGCTACCAATGAATGTGCCCCAGCCAGCCTTTCCATTGATGAATCCTTCTCTTCTCGTCATGAACCATCAACTCCAGATTCTGGCTGCCACATCAGTTCCCCATCCGAGAGTTCCAAAGATGAAAGATTGATTAAGAAGCAAAGAGTCCTTACGGGTGGATCATATGCTAAATCAGAAATGGTGCTTCCTCATCAGATACTTGAGTCAAGCCTGAGCTCCTCGTACCCGCAGCCACCTTCCATTTTTCTGTCTAGAGAGCAGTTTGAACCTTCGTCTGGTATATCAATCAGGAATGATGATCACATGGAAAAGCTTGCAGGCAGTGAGCTGTAG